GATCAGCTCGCAAACGGATGGGAAAATGAAGGTGAAGATTACGGCCAAACCCAATCATAAGCTGGATTTCAAGAGGTCCCATTCACTGGCCAGTGGAGAGTTGGATCTGCAGAAGTTGAAATTGGACAGTACTAGTACTTCCGAAGCCCTGAATCGCACATTGGGCGAGGAGGCGCGGAGTATCAACAGCCTGGTGGTGGGTGGAGCACCCACACCGCCATCCACGCCCACCGCCGAACcagaacagcagcaacaacacccacaacaacaacagcagcagcagcaacagcaacagcagtttGTGGTGCTGCCAAAAATAAAGGATCTAACCTTGCCCACATCACCACCTCTGCCGCCCAGTTTATTCAAAGCCTATACACCCAGCACGACGCCAACTGCTCCACTTACGGTGCCCGGCGGAAAGcccaagcagcagcaacagcaattgcCACAGCAACCTCAAGCTGTACTACAGCAAAGCCTGGCTAAAACGAACCCCGCCAAACCGCCGCTGAGTAGCAACAATAATCGCAAGCCAAACAGTGGACACTTTGCGGTGCCACAGGCACCAACCCACCGGAATATGTACCACATGCAACGCTACCAGTCCACACCCAGTTCGATTGCCAGTGCGGCCAACAAGATGCCAAAGCGATCCATGTCCCTGGACGAATCGCATCCGGCCAAGCAGGCGAGATTGAGCCAGGCTCAGGCGATGGCCAGCAGTTATGCAGCCAAGCTGCATATGCAGACTACAAACCAGGCCAAAAGTCAGGCGGCCGCCTTTCTGCCCAATCCCCAGATGCGATCCTATGGTCTTCCCGACCTGGGCAGCAAGCCAACGCTGCCACTGTTGTGCCCGGCCAACAGTTCGAGCCAAGTGACGATTACGCCAAGGCCCAGAGCCACACCGTCGATTTATTCCTTCTCGGAGCCAAATATCCATGTGCCTGCACTGGAAATAGTGCGATTGCCGGTGAATAAGCAGAGTGCAGGAGGCAAGGGTCTAACGATGCCACCACTTAGCCCGCCGGCAACGTCCAGTGCCCGCCTGATGGGACCACCAGCGGCTCTGCCCAAACAGGCTGGAGGACATGGTGCGACCAAGCGGAGCTGCCAAATGCCGACAATGCCAATGCcgttgccgctgccgctgcccaTGCCGATGACCACGATTCCGGCGATTGTCAAGTCGCCGCCACTGTCAGTTGCGCTCAGTGGCCAGAGGAACAACAAGGGCAACTCCTCGAACTCAAGTGCTTATCGCACATCACCGCCTGCATTAATAAATCTGCGCAACACAGCCGCTCCACAGCACTCGTTTCCATCAAAGTCGAGCCCAAAGGTGGAAGCCAATTCAAAGAAATCCCCGCCAGCAGCTGGCTGCCAAGGCAAAACCAATGGCACTGCCGCATTGGACAAGTCCAAAACGAGTTTGCGCGAGTTTCGGCCAGCAGTGCAGGCGGCTgtaacagcaacagcaaccacaTCGGCCACCACTGCagcgggagcaggagcaggagcaggaacagCATTAGCCAAGGATGCCGATATACTTGATTTATCAGCTAACCCGGGAAGGAGCAACAATGACGCCAAATTGGCGCCCAACTCACCGCCCgctggcaacaacaacaacaataataacaacaacaataataataacaataacaacagcacAAGCAACAGCCTGGAGGCCGCcttaaacaaaatcaaacagAATATATCGGCGAACAGCAATGGTGGACCATCGACCACTTCTGGCGGTAACTCGAATGGTACAACCAACGGCGATGATCTACAGAATCTGCATATGCTCTCGGAATCGGCAACGGCCAGGGAGAAGATCTCCATAAAGGCCGccagcagtggaaacggcaGTGGTAGCACTGGTAGTTCCGCCAAACCCAAGAATGCCAATGCATTGGTAAGACCACAGAATGCCTCAGTTAGGAGCATACCCAATCCATCGGCTTTGGCATTCCGCAATCAGCCAGCTGCTGCCAGCACGGCAGCCAGCATTAGCAAACCGTTGACAGTTAGTGCTGAGGAAAAGATGAAGGTTTCCACCAGCAATCCGGGATCACTGAGCCCCACCAACACGGGCAGTGGCAGCTCAAGCGGCAGCTCTGGATGCAGTGCAGCCACCTCGCCGCGGGCAATGACCAAGAAACCCACGACCATCGATCAAGTGGCGGCCAATTTGAATATTCGCGCCGAGGCCAAGGCCGCTGCTCTCGCCGAGGAGGCACCACCCGTTCTCAGTTCCAATGCGGCCAAATCCCCGGAGTTGGCCAAAACGACGACAACGGTTGCGTTGAGGCCAGAGCCCAAGGAGACGCCCATCACTGTTTCGGCGGCCAGCACTCTGCTGACCATCCCGTCCGCGGTTTCCAGTGTGTCCGCAGTGCCGGAATCCATGGCCAAGCCACCCGTACAGATTGCCAATGCTCCGGTGGCGAGTTCCGCTTAGTCACAAGGTGAGTGTTGCACTGATTTCTATTGGTTAAGGGTTTCTGATAAGCGTACAATTATGAAATATATGTAGAGTCATTCAGATTCCATAAATAACTAGAATCCGCTGTTGTTGAATAACTTAAGTTAAGTTTAACTAACAAAACTCGAACTTCCCGTTTTTGGAATTTTGTTCAACACTTAATCTTCGTTCCTCAAtattgttttgtatttttggaTTATATGTATCTACATATTATATTTGTAGTTTCTTAATGGTTTTTATTTGGAATGTGATCTGTTCGCTGGCCAGTAGGTGAGATGATTTGGTTACCACCTAATTCCGGCGATCTAATGTTTAAGTTTCCTCATTTGATTGCTTTTCTTTTTAGCGATTCATTGTGACCTTTTCAACTCTACGCTACATTAGGAAAACAAACTCTTCTGTGAGAGCCAGTTGTCTTGAACCCTAGTTCTTCGGTGCTTTCCACCTCCCTTATGAGTTGGCTatataatttttctttttggcgcATTTCCCACACTGGATGGAATTGAGACtcaaattatacaaattacaTTTCGTGTTTTGCGTTTTCTTTGCCTCGATTTTCTTGCCGATGTTGtgttgtttgtgtgtttgttcCTTTTCTGCTTTGGCTTTTCTCAAGTAGACATTATACACAAATAATGTATCTTCTTCCACGTACTCTCTCGCCCTCTCTCTCCCTCTGCACCCATCTCGCTCTGTTTGTCGTTCGTCACTTCGGCAGCGGTCGTGGTCGGTCATTCATACgctttgcttttattttagaCGTTACTACACACTGAGTTTTGACTTTTTCGCTGTGTTTTTTGTATACCCGTTTGTCGTAGAGCACTAAAGGTATTTTGAACTCGTCTAAGCGTTTTCAGATGATGACAGAAATGAAAGTCTGTCCGTATGCCTGTCCGTCCGTTTCAACATCTGGATTTTATTAGCTATTTTGCTTTACGAAATCTGTCGCTTTTTACAAATTTCAAATGAATAGAAGACACATCTAAGCATCTTTTTACGTTTAATTATGCGTGAACTACATTTTAATTACCCACTTTTCAATGTCAATCAAATTATTCCAACGAAATTTGCAATGTGGTTTTTACAAATCTATGCGATCACTAACACTGAGTATCTTGTAGTCGTATCATTAGACTTTGACAAACATTCTTGTTTTGAtattcgttttttgttttggtttagttgttttttttttcctgtttTGGTTGGCCTTTTAATGAACATGGGCCGAGTGTAGAGTCATTacatcattttgtattttcacCCATAGAAAGGCGAATAACATTTTCATTCGTTCTCTTCCCCCTTTCGTTTCTTTTGCAGCGTTTCTTTGGCTGTGCGGAACGCAAATGTATCTTGTGGCGCCGCTGGAGAATCTGCGAAATACCGACAGCAACTGAGGTGATGAAAAACCGTATAAACAACTCCTGTAGCGCAAGTTTTCCAACCTCGCTCCCGAAGAAGAAGTGCAATTTAATCAACCAGTAGAATGGATCATCGTAAGCCTTAGAACTAACCCGAACAACAACACTGAGCAATATCTACAACGCAGTGGAATGTATCTGTCGGATGCGAAAACCGCATCatttgcatacatatatgcaaacaTTTGCAATCGAATTAGTACGCGACTAAATAAATAATccaagcaaatttcaaaaatgccagcaacaaaattcattaataataataacccAACTGAGAGAAAGAGAGAAGCGCGAGGaggagaataataataatcaaaagCGCTGGCGTTCGCTGGCATTTTCGAAAGCcggcaaaagcaacaacaaaattaattataaaatatcaacAGCAAATATGTGTTAAACCGCGATAAGGTCAGACGAACACAAACACATGCCTTTAGTAGATAGATCTTCGGTTGgccttttgctttttgggGAAAGTCCAAGCGTaagcaagagaaaaaaaaccTCTACTAATAAATagcaaaattaatttcaaatgcGCGATAGTAAAAGAGTTTATTTTCGAGAAAACCCAAGAAGAGGAAAAACCACAAGCCGATACGAAAACGGAAATCGCATCAGGAATATTtgattacacacacacactgagtGCCGAAAGTGTTTGGCCCACACCCTGCGGAAAAACTGCCACGAAGTGTGAAAATTCGGTGGTAGTGTTgtgttggtggtggtgtgcTAGCTAGCTGCTAGATTTTTCGAAAGGAACACACTCAGTCGCGTATAGCGAAAGATACAGCCCGATACCCGATACACACACTCACGTTCCTCATCGGGGCGATAAAATTTTAACGATTTTGCGCCGCTTTGAGCGAGCGTGTCAGGCATAAAGATACAAAACAATACTTGGGCatatataaacaaaagcaaacaaagcggaatgaaaataatgaaaataacAAACTCGCACTGGCACAATGCGTATATTTCTATACATATACCCGAATCAatataaacacatatttatatatatatatatatatatatatatatatatcttgtAGATACCTTGTCGCATTAGTTGTTTAAGCGATTTACGTTTAATTGCAGCACGAATTTTgtacataaatttaaaaatcgaaGCCAGGCGAAAACAAAATGCCAACCCAGCACTTggaaatgaattttaattttttagagCTTCGACCAAATGAAATACTATACACATAAACACGAACAACACACACGCATTATGCAAATATTGATAAACTTCTTCTTATATTTACGATATTCGTACACTCGAAAAAGGCTTTAGATTTTCGTACATTTATTCTCAACTTGCTCTTAGCtgatatttttttgtttttgttatctTGTATATGGTCTGTACATATTTTAAGCAAAGATTTaactttaaagtttataaGGGGAGCAATAGAACCCTGAATTATATGAGTTTCTTAGAGGAATAGCTGGATTTTTAGAATAAGTACATGGTGGCAGATCCACCCCATTGTTTATTCGTATCCGTATCTTTTTGTTGCAACCCCTGTCTGCTGGCAGCATCCCCCTCATGATCGGCGAAAAATTAACATAATTTCCAGGCAATCAAACAAATTGAAGGCCTCGGATCGACCTCCAGCTATTCCAATAATAACTTTGGCTCGACTCCTGATtgttgtatatttatttattcctattattgaaatatatacattaaatatatatatatctagtTGTATATGCGAGCAAAGGCTCGACTTATTTAAGCTGATATTGTACTGTTCGGACACCTTAACTAAATAAACCTATGAATACTTAAATATAacgcatatatatatgtttagaAATCTGATTGTATGCACATCTGTATGTAATACTGTTAGAAAACCCTCGAAATGTAAtccaaaaacaaacacacacacacccccaCACACACTAAGTTAAATTAGCTGATTTtcgaaaacaataaaaacatgaAAATGGAACACAGTGTATAACAAATGCGAGTATggctttatatatttttttttatgggcTGCGGATAAATCAGGGCGCTCGGCGTCGACAGAAGGTGTCGCCCCCGCTCGAAAGGAAGTCGGCTCAAATTACAGAGCCATCGTTCCAGCGTTCCATGGTGCCATCCTCCTGCTTCCATTCTCGGCCTTGGGGTCCACAAATCACCGATGCCTTGCCAACCCCGCTTGGCCAGCAGTTTACTTGTTGGCATTGCGGATTTCAACGCTTTTCATGGCCCATAAAGGAGTAGTGGGTGGCGGTGGGCGAGCACTTGCCGGAAACATATGGCAGCACGCTAAACCAAAGACCTTTGTCGCCGCCACTGTCGGCTGCACTGTGAACAATTGGGGCTAACTAGTTCGAAGTTCGAAGTAAATAACTTAAGGACTAGGAATTTCAGTCAAGATTTCCAAAAACACGTATGTATAGTACTTAGTTTTTAACTGTACTGAAGTACATACTTACATATATTGAAGatagatacatagatagaAGATACTAAGAAGATACCCTTAATTAGATACTTTTGTCTTGTAAAAAAAAGAGTTATCTAAGAACATTATTCGATTGCATTTCGCAGCAATAGCAATTATCTACATGCTAGACAATCAAATAGATCTGATTTTTGCGAGTGTGCTCACTGTGACTCCCCCACAAAAGCCGCAGAGTCCTGCCGCAGTTGCTGCCACATAACGGGACACGTGCCAGAGCACCACCCACAGAAGCAACACCCACCACCCCCCACCCAACCGCTCGAGCCCAGCGGCGTAACCTTCTGCAAGGGCGACTGCCGCCGAAGCCAAGGATTCACGAGGACGAAGGCACAAGGACGAAGGCGAACCGAAGGAAGCTTCAGTAAGCGGCAGCTTATGAGTTTCTTCTTTTTTCgccatgtacatatacatatgtatgtgtgcaccAGCCAACTGAAGCAGCGAATTCGAATCAGCGATGGCAGCGTGATAAGGGATAAGCTAGTTAAAAGTTTATAAGCTATCTACAAACCGCTAAAGAGACACATTGCAAATCCATTAGGAAACCATGAGGATAATTGAATGTCGCAGATGAAGTTGAATTTTGGGGATTAAGTAAATTTCGAAATGTCAAAGAAATAAGCTGGGACTCATAATGTAATTAACTAGAGTATTTCAGTTGATTTAGATTAAAAACttactaaaatattaaaatatgaTGATTTCTTTGAAAAGCAAACTAAAATTTTCCTTTTCAAAATGAAGCCTTTGATGAGATTTTCCTGCACTCACGCTGTCATCGCTTCTTTTCAGGCAActtgttgttttatttgctTGTCGGACTTTTATTAAAAACGAACGCCACTTAATCAGCAGCAAAATGTCGCACTTTACTGCGCACCCCCAGGAAAAGTTGTGGGCGAgcaggggggggggggggggggggattGCGAGCGGGACTTTTGACTTTTCGCCGTCGTTGGCGAAAACAGACTTATCAGCTTTACGATGTatttgttgctgccactgccTGCGTCGGCTGAAAGCTTTCCGAATCGCCCCGTTCCGCTACATCCGGCCACCCGTTTGGCATGTGCCGCCCCCTTGGCCGCCCACCACCCCCCTCCAAACCCCCTTGGAAAGCCACTGCTGCGCGGCACAAGGCCCGCTGATAAATGGCATTTAAGTATTAGTTGCTGCGACTGTTTCGCCGGGAACGTGCCGGCTTTGCGATTCGCGATTGGTAAATTGGGTAATTGAAAACACTTAGTCGTTATGATTTATTATCTGTTTGATTTAGCCAGTCGCTGCTGATGTAACTGATTCGCTGCCACacacaataataaaataataatgtgGGCTCACCTGGCAGGGCAACTCAATTAATGGCTACCTTAATGGCAAATGTTGCAAGTTCTACCTTCTCTTTTTAGACAAGCAGCTGGATATGCTTTTAAATTAtaactataaaaataaataacaaaagtttTGGAGTATTGACCATCACAAATTTCAAAACTTGTTTCCAATATTTTGGGTAATTTTTAGATATATTTTCAAGACTAGCGTTTTTTGCATGGATTTTACGTAACACACACTAGAGAGTTTAGTTAATCGTTATATTAACCTGCATTTAAAAGATATATCCTAATAACTTTaagatataaaataaataatagaaaaattaTTAGTTGTCTATCTTTTTAATAACGAGAACTGCGTTAAAAATTAAGTAGATTTAAGCTTACTGCTTGCAATTTATAGATCCTGTAAAACAAAGTATCTTATTTCTACAAGGAAGGAAAGTTCATATCTAAACCATATTTTTCTCGAGTGCATTGGCATTAAAAACCAATTAATCAAATGTCTATCGCCAGTGACACACAATCTGCCTGATAAGTAACTGAAAATGTTAATACCCAAAGGTGTTGACGAATTTCGCGGTAGACGGCTAATGCCCAACACTATTTCTTTGTTTCTAAATGGTTATTTGTTGACTTTTGAAGTTGAGAGTAAGTAAACGTAGCTCAGCTTGAATTTGCTATCAAATATCGCAAATATTTGCGCTGCTGTCGCGAATATAAATATGCTAATTAATCACGTGTTTTATACCCTACTTAGCTTACGTAACTGATAGTATCAGTGTGTAGCGGAGCACTTTGGCAGCCCGTGCCGCCGATTTGTCGCGCACAGTTATTAATGCTAATGGATTGCACTCATTATATGCATATGCAATTAGTACCGGTGGGTAGGGCGATATAATCGATCAATAACTAGTTGCTAAATggaatattttgaatatttcatGCAAATTCCAAGCCCAAACTCGAAATTCTAAAGGTTTTGTTAATAGAAACCTATTTTGAAtggtatacatatataccgATGAGTTATGTTGATTTTAAGAACTTTTGAAAGTGTTTCTAATGTTCTATATCTGTGATATGATTATACCGCTTCAGGGCTAAGATTTGTTAGCTATAAAGCTAGTTATAGATAGTTAGTTAGATAGATAGTTCTTATTATCATTCGTAGAACTATACTTAAATAAGAGATGTCTCTGGGTTTCAGTTTTTTAGCTAGATTTGTACCTaaatttctgttttttttatcAAGTTCTTTGCATAAA
This genomic interval from Drosophila mauritiana strain mau12 chromosome 2R, ASM438214v1, whole genome shotgun sequence contains the following:
- the LOC117136559 gene encoding protein suppressor 2 of zeste, which codes for MHLQNTHNTMESHAAMDATSPASRDVRQFHDLITCRLCRGYMIDPTTVDYCYHTYCRSCILKHLLRAVYCPECKASGGKEINELNLKSDDTLRSLIYKLVPGLYQRECKELAEFKEQHDLVDEQATDEQEFFTTTELISLSLEYHPAMLHQCSPGEVPPTIYLQCAAGLPVELLKRFLCSKYNIETDNGLVEVEVTYKDEVLPSNFTLMDVAYCYNWSRESPMAFCYRILLYDNEQAKNDENNLSRINQDIEPEHSVRRSKSAKSVTFAEDLESEIDSGSPRSKVRCKTPPKVSPSSKNKRLTSSKRDAEPESPVSNFKSLRSNDMRYSDYAVSKVKSEPEQEQFLLPREREQQPLEANTNIVVSIPPSQLRKSYVDAEDFELKTANRKGVGHLPKLKIELNSMKSKLSMPLSAGPRLEDTSCSSTSSAQQLDLETYAKNIGLKPIEQPLQQSASNPDSKYSPNASPMSSCSSSTNGSSGSLGTADASTSTSTSGSHRKRKKKHSKEPKDANGKRKKLHAEISSQTDGKMKVKITAKPNHKLDFKRSHSLASGELDLQKLKLDSTSTSEALNRTLGEEARSINSLVVGGAPTPPSTPTAEPEQQQQHPQQQQQQQQQQQQFVVLPKIKDLTLPTSPPLPPSLFKAYTPSTTPTAPLTVPGGKPKQQQQQLPQQPQAVLQQSLAKTNPAKPPLSSNNNRKPNSGHFAVPQAPTHRNMYHMQRYQSTPSSIASAANKMPKRSMSLDESHPAKQARLSQAQAMASSYAAKLHMQTTNQAKSQAAAFLPNPQMRSYGLPDLGSKPTLPLLCPANSSSQVTITPRPRATPSIYSFSEPNIHVPALEIVRLPVNKQSAGGKGLTMPPLSPPATSSARLMGPPAALPKQAGGHGATKRSCQMPTMPMPLPLPLPMPMTTIPAIVKSPPLSVALSGQRNNKGNSSNSSAYRTSPPALINLRNTAAPQHSFPSKSSPKVEANSKKSPPAAGCQGKTNGTAALDKSKTSLREFRPAVQAAVTATATTSATTAAGAGAGAGTALAKDADILDLSANPGRSNNDAKLAPNSPPAGNNNNNNNNNNNNNNNNSTSNSLEAALNKIKQNISANSNGGPSTTSGGNSNGTTNGDDLQNLHMLSESATAREKISIKAASSGNGSGSTGSSAKPKNANALVRPQNASVRSIPNPSALAFRNQPAAASTAASISKPLTVSAEEKMKVSTSNPGSLSPTNTGSGSSSGSSGCSAATSPRAMTKKPTTIDQVAANLNIRAEAKAAALAEEAPPVLSSNAAKSPELAKTTTTVALRPEPKETPITVSAASTLLTIPSAVSSVSAVPESMAKPPVQIANAPVASSA